Within Candidatus Thermoplasmatota archaeon, the genomic segment TAGAAAATGAGCCGGGCCTGGAAATTCTCAGCGCCATTGACAATAATCACTGCGATGCTACATAATCCAATTTCCAGACCTAGGCGTAGGCCGAGTTCTCCTTGAGGTATCTCTTGAAGAACCACTGGATGAAGACGCTGTCGATCTTCTTCACCTGCGATCGCTCCAGCGCGTTGTAGTAGCTTCTCCGATCCTCGTATGGGACGTTCAGTGGAGGAAAACCGTGCTTCTGCAACACGAAGTTCATCAGGAGCCTGCTCATCCTGCCATTCCCGTCAGCGAACGGGTGGATTGTCACGAATCTCAAGTGAACGGTCGCGGCAAGTTCGACTGGATGGAGCGACGACTTGCTTCGGTCGTACCAGCGAAAGAACTCTCTCAGCAATGGTTGAATCTCAACTGGGCTAGGAGGCATGAACCGGCTCCCTGAAATGGCGACCTGATACGCTCTGACCTTTCCAGCGATATCGGGCTTTGTCCCTTCAAACAGTCTCTTGTGCCAGAGCAGGATGATTCGCAACGATATGTCCTTCTCGTACTCCAGGATTTCGCGGAAGACCCTGTCATGGGCTTCGACTTCACTTATGTCCTCACGCGGCCTCGCGCGCGGGCTGAGCCCTCTCTCCAACAAATCCGCCGTTTCCCGGTATGTGAGTTTCGAACCCTCAATGCGGGTCGTGTCATAGGTGAACCTGACTGAGAACGAGCGAACCTGTTTCTGAAGCGCGCTCCGCGGCATCTTTCGCTGCTCTTTCGCGTAGTTGGAGCGGATCTTATCCAGAAGAGGGTACCAACGCTCCTTGTAGATCTCGATGAGGAAGTCTCGCTTCGCCTCTTCGATATTGGCGGGCAGTCTCGTACCCAGATACTTCTCACGAGTTTGAACACCTTTGGAGGTCCTGATGGTATGCTGCAGGTAGAAGTACTTCCGCGAGTCAACTGATTTCTTTCTAATCGTGACCATGGGATTCTATTACCCTTACATATTAATAGAGTTTTCTACTATTCGTAGTATGTAAGGGTAGGAACGGCAGGGCTGTTGAGGAGATGGTTGATGAGAAGATCGCACGATGGCAAATGTGATATTCATCTGTAATCCAGAATTGTAATGTGCGAGGGCCTGGATTACAGCCCGGGACCTACCTGTGATTGAAGCTGGCACCAATGACTACCAGCAGGCAACTGAATACAATCTAGTTGCCTGGCGATGCATGGTTTCCATGTTCTAAACGAGATTTAGCCAAGAGTGTCTGACTCGACCCTGGTTCAAATCCCCTTCCCGCATATCGCCCCGTTCCCGGTCCAGTCGAGGACTGTCTTCTTTGGCCGCACTTGTGCGCGAGGCGAAGTGCGTCAGGAACAAGCCGGCAACGCTACTTCTAAGGTTCGTGTCAAACTACATATCGCATAAGGCCCATGCCAACATCTGGGAGTAGGACATGAGCGGCAATGATCTCCGCGTGAAAGACGTGATGACCGAGGGGGCCGTCACGGTCGACTTGGACACGACCGTGTCGAAGGCCATCTCGCTGTTTAAGAAGAAGGGCATAAGGGAGGTTCCCGTGCTCGACCGAGGCAGGCCCGTGGGGCTCGTCAGCTACACTTCGTTCATTGCGAGGAGGAGCATCCCACTGACGGC encodes:
- a CDS encoding Fic family protein, which codes for MVTIRKKSVDSRKYFYLQHTIRTSKGVQTREKYLGTRLPANIEEAKRDFLIEIYKERWYPLLDKIRSNYAKEQRKMPRSALQKQVRSFSVRFTYDTTRIEGSKLTYRETADLLERGLSPRARPREDISEVEAHDRVFREILEYEKDISLRIILLWHKRLFEGTKPDIAGKVRAYQVAISGSRFMPPSPVEIQPLLREFFRWYDRSKSSLHPVELAATVHLRFVTIHPFADGNGRMSRLLMNFVLQKHGFPPLNVPYEDRRSYYNALERSQVKKIDSVFIQWFFKRYLKENSAYA